A single window of Eucalyptus grandis isolate ANBG69807.140 chromosome 1, ASM1654582v1, whole genome shotgun sequence DNA harbors:
- the LOC104450323 gene encoding serine/threonine-protein phosphatase 4 regulatory subunit 2-B isoform X1 yields the protein MVPGLDLPEEEARRVIETIASSGTFWIEWDQVKTILSVKLKQVLSDYPEAKMTTEEQSASLGETHQELVTRLDEALLSFDEGPPFTLQRLCEILLSAQSIYPKLSKLALALEKNLLVTSMLTSCSNQQMMIQESENPKKAGEEVKMQSSLEQEGIDVVMGDRDVTVAAMEEADVEEGISADMDTFGEIVGPSETSSPPPITPS from the exons ATGGTGCCCGGGCTTGATCTTCCCGAGGAAGAAGCTAGAAGAGTTATAGAAACAATTGCATCCTCTGGGACATTCTG GATTGAATGGGATCAAGTGAAGACTATTCTATCTGTTAAATTGAAGCAG GTCCTGTCAGATTATCCCGAAGCAAAAATGACCACTGAAGAGCAAAGCGCTTCTTTGGGAGAGACCCACCAAGAGTTGGTAACAAGGTTGGATGAAG CTCTTCTCAGCTTCGATGAGGGTCCACCATTCACCCTTCAAAGGCTATGTGAG ATACTTCTATCTGCACAGAGCATATATCCAAAACTCTCAAAGCTTGCTTTAGCACTTGAAAAG AATCTGCTGGTCACGTCTATGTTGACAAGCTGTTCCAACCAGCAAATGATGATACAGGAATCTGAGAACCCAAAGAAGGCCGGTGAAGAGGTTAAGATGCAATCTAGCTTAGAGCAAGAAGGAATTGATGTTGTCATGGGGGACAGAGATGTAACAGTGGCTGCGATGGAGGAGGCTGATGTTGAAGAGGGTATATCTGCTGATATGGACACCTTCGGAGAAATAGTTGGCCCATCAGAAACAAGTTCTCCCCCGCCCATTACTCCTAGTTGA
- the LOC104450323 gene encoding serine/threonine-protein phosphatase 4 regulatory subunit 2-B isoform X2, with protein sequence MVPGLDLPEEEARRVIETIASSGTFWIEWDQVKTILSVKLKQVWGDYPEAKMTTEEQSASLGETHQELVTRLDEALLSFDEGPPFTLQRLCEILLSAQSIYPKLSKLALALEKNLLVTSMLTSCSNQQMMIQESENPKKAGEEVKMQSSLEQEGIDVVMGDRDVTVAAMEEADVEEGISADMDTFGEIVGPSETSSPPPITPS encoded by the exons ATGGTGCCCGGGCTTGATCTTCCCGAGGAAGAAGCTAGAAGAGTTATAGAAACAATTGCATCCTCTGGGACATTCTG GATTGAATGGGATCAAGTGAAGACTATTCTATCTGTTAAATTGAAGCAGGTATGGGGAG ATTATCCCGAAGCAAAAATGACCACTGAAGAGCAAAGCGCTTCTTTGGGAGAGACCCACCAAGAGTTGGTAACAAGGTTGGATGAAG CTCTTCTCAGCTTCGATGAGGGTCCACCATTCACCCTTCAAAGGCTATGTGAG ATACTTCTATCTGCACAGAGCATATATCCAAAACTCTCAAAGCTTGCTTTAGCACTTGAAAAG AATCTGCTGGTCACGTCTATGTTGACAAGCTGTTCCAACCAGCAAATGATGATACAGGAATCTGAGAACCCAAAGAAGGCCGGTGAAGAGGTTAAGATGCAATCTAGCTTAGAGCAAGAAGGAATTGATGTTGTCATGGGGGACAGAGATGTAACAGTGGCTGCGATGGAGGAGGCTGATGTTGAAGAGGGTATATCTGCTGATATGGACACCTTCGGAGAAATAGTTGGCCCATCAGAAACAAGTTCTCCCCCGCCCATTACTCCTAGTTGA